GTGTCGGGCAGCCACTGGTGATGGAAGCGGGCTGCGTTCACGGCCTGCTGCACGTTCATGCCGTAGTCCACCATGTTGAGGATGATCTGGACCACAGTGGTGGGGATCCTGCCGCCGCCCGGCGAGCCCAGCACCAGAAAGAGCTTGCCGCCCTTGAGCACCATGGTGGGGGTCATGGAGGAGAGCGGGCGCTTGCGCCCGGCGATGGCGTTGGCGGAGCCCTGCACCAGGCCGAAGAGGTTGGGCGCGCCCGGCTTGGAGGCGAAGTCGTCCATCTCGTCGTTGAGCAGGAAGCCCAGGCCGGGGACGGTGACGCGCGAGCCGAAGCCGTCGTTCAGGGTGTAGGTCACGGCCACGGCCATGCCCTCGGCGTCCACGATGGAGAAATGGGTTGTGTCGGGCGACTCTTCCAGCGCGGGCTGTGGACGCAGCGCCGCCTCGCGGTCCAGCTTGTCGAAGACGTCGGGACGCTTGAGCTGCGCGCTGGGGGTGGCGTGGCGCGGGTCCAGCCCTTCGCGCCAAGCAGCGGCGTACCTCTTGTCGATGAGCTGCGCCACCGGCAGGGGGGTAAAGTCGGGATCGCCCAGGAACTCGGCGCGGTCGTAGTAAGCGCGGCGGAAGGCCTCGGCGGTCAAATGCACGGCCTCGGCCGAGCCCCAGCCCAGCTTGCCCAGGTTGTAGCCCTCGAGGATGTTCAGGATCTCGAGCACGTCGATGCCGCCGGAAGAGGGTGGCGGCGCGCTCAGGATCTCGTAGCCGCGGTAGCTGCCGTGCACCGGCTCGCGCAGCTTCACCTGGTAGTCGG
Above is a genomic segment from Terriglobales bacterium containing:
- the ggt gene encoding gamma-glutamyltransferase, whose translation is QPELAHTLERIAQSPDDFYKGAMAHEIASFLQNNGGLITQKDLADYQVKLREPVHGSYRGYEILSAPPPSSGGIDVLEILNILEGYNLGKLGWGSAEAVHLTAEAFRRAYYDRAEFLGDPDFTPLPVAQLIDKRYAAAWREGLDPRHATPSAQLKRPDVFDKLDREAALRPQPALEESPDTTHFSIVDAEGMAVAVTYTLNDGFGSRVTVPGLGFLLNDEMDDFASKPGAPNLFGLVQGSANAIAGRKRPLSSMTPTMVLKGGKLFLVLGSPGGGRIPTTVVQIILNMVDYGMNVQQAVNAARFHHQWLPDTISYEEDGLSPDTVRLLEAMGHKLREGYESEGEHHDYWSDGECVAIDLRTGERLGASDPRNNGKPVGY